The Plectropomus leopardus isolate mb chromosome 7, YSFRI_Pleo_2.0, whole genome shotgun sequence genome window below encodes:
- the setd2 gene encoding histone-lysine N-methyltransferase SETD2 isoform X1 → MEEPCDLKHFVKQEGSDASVKVEGLSKAALIKSLSPRVMLSNRLLPKGTKMKVNLEDQGRQKVSFSFSQTKKPLQSLFFIPTSPDKPVTEPNAALSQAASDKGGQSTDTKTEQNQMPMVPTSITETPTQTLVSSSTKLKTGMAKMHFKKQILSVSVTEEKPTSVVPEEPHTPESQVLQKSTSETEFPTPQPQNVASVGPSENAHIDAPETRVTPSLKKPVASSGKDGESSSTAEQDSKEDKRKTRSQANSAPTGSESDGDSGQMSSSRKSVDSKSKTSSDNRSKEVKKSSSGSHVEEKEKSSSKRSENHERSSSYSKSDRDSRHTSSRSSRSDKDRRRSRSRSRSRSRGSRTSSSHSRSERSRGDRGSRSERSYYHDSDRRSHRSSPRRDRRRSRSRTDRNRDSSDSEDDHRKTRMRTSDSSRLSTHSSSHKESKSSSYSKSEKASKSADSPHSSELDKRTQLSKSERTSKRLSDSDSQCKCSPDPDSNYRKSSTHHKSETNNKPSSSSMHTHSQTEKRQKSSSSDSEADHKGKSQASDKSSGSEENYKNSFRKTNRPDSKQLTPSRSSVKVSGHERQSDDIFHSPGKTPSSANTTESSSQSEKEKCDSQRGGNEHSSQDFKEMVSCTDKSLQESPTKRSTETKSGLEVESKNASTITSSESLKHVNAALENLTNVKDSLSSNNRPHVNSDAAVLNSCSSIDSIMCNQDKKAADCSPRPMSLLDKADVPVTHDVQQNTKPELVQVLPVDKSYGTSLPLKSDSSSLESEDQLTHEQQNMETVKKNSSTTRKSRWDIVGQDTSESDNLQRTVCSESKPAVKKVISVKKIEFSKDNSQQDSDVKDAVQQEAKTHSIVVKQTEISTQKVGSDSTSMTDKYKDQSEPSKASTSVDLCDLKPSVTQKTNTDEPLHVNDSSQVDKAAKMQSWNGDDHEEKTKGSTHKSKLSKKTLLNQDALGGQSEVSDSDNSEYDSDCDEAIKRLHSVVVVPKNSTLTMDTQDTGASSCGLMNSSVLQNVNTDEVPNQVSPKQKQGSPSTLVETSGPCAGVNESSHSSMVCQSQSNMIDSTSHSEGSSSNSAQLYMAGHISAPESATDPAHSLDNSRQCEQGHKQHTVNSRGEKIYSHYQHGDFSNSDSINDKNGLSLGWDFSQLEQPSSTYQQPDSSHGPQLPNTKLTETSLKEQEHRPNNATWNHQSPNTQTSRQPYLHGHGHWHQDLAGEIHPDSLTNDQDDYNGDKLSDLSKTAAEISGPNTPGSSSFVQGHEISSNSRGSAVPDPPREDNFRPHRGRGPPKKRRPEIESDSDNEAEAGPAGKRERQGEADVSKDTPVKAEVQRPSLKLRDFQDANRWKEFAKSKKMPPYFDLIEENLYLTERKKSKSHRDIKRMQCECPVLPREERSRGVLACGEDCLNRLLMIECSSRCLNGAYCSNRRFQMKQHADFEVILTEDKGWGLRAARDLAPNTFVLEYCGEVLDHKEFKIRVKEYARNKNIHYYFMSLKNNEIIDATLKGNCSRFMNHSCEPNCETQKWTVNGQLRVGFFTTKAVTAGAELTFDYQFQRYGKEAQKCFCGAPSCRGFLGGENRVSVRAAGGKMKKDRSRKSALTTVDEELEALLENGEGLYDEKQVVSLCRLMVRVETMEQKLICLKLIQDTQNPSCLKQFLDHHGLSLLWIFMVELSEAKGNSANNIKLQLQIMKTLAVLPISTKNMLEESRVLTFIQRWAQTKTLPHPAEMDGYSSENTSRAQTPLNTPDGSSNKLGPEMDGDTSKPAVYRRLKIISENSLDSALSDASKASDGKEEEEEEDDEEEDESSNAGLPEGKQLKAEPVCDAADPTKGTTEESVKEEGHVKEKEETSPSSQPQPPPEEVKEKMELDLETDVEMKEDTSEGRADELEGPKEPNEEQESVEEQTSEAVTEKAELEGDQPAVKVLEPESQSIQTDVADVADVADVADVADVADVAEPPSENMEAQAETQKAEKPPLGSEVQSGESATDAVPSSDTTEASMPSEVIATPADPSVIGTPSQDEEEGVSDVESERSQEPQLTALDISGMAARLLDSWKDLKEVYRIPKKSQVEKEANDRSRDRDTALTPRTASGSRERERERDKERERERDRDYDRDRDRDWERDRDRDRDRDRDRDRDRDRDRDRDRDRDRDRDRDRDRDRDRDRVSDKTPQRSTERRRRRSSSPPSSYERSSRRTEERFDPSNSNKSRGVGAKERNKLSTEERRKLFEQEVAQREAQKQQQQQQQQQLQQQQQLQTMAYDPALAYASSPGFITYPPGYPIQTFVDPSNPNAGKVLLPTPTVEPTLNYEQTPPQRLISDLGLSSPSSTSQATPVSNLSQHITTPDLATGNPQQYTQPTVATQDAGVAVLSVPAQAAPQVQGQQSYTTLWDPTTQQTVTVQTQPTQQYATAPAPAQTQTAIYYQGQPCQTIYSIPTAYPQTNTPVIQAYTEPTASYLHGQPVYPGHQQGVVVQQGGTVTTIVTSQTVQQEMIVPNNVIDLPPPSPPKPKTIVLPPNWKVARDPEGKIYYYHIVTRQTQWDPPTWDGSSDNTSVDHESEMDLGTPTYDENPSKFSTKTAEADTSSELAKKSKETFRKEMSQFIVQCLNPYRKPDCKLGRISNTEDFKHLARKLTHGVMNKELKACNNPEDLECNENVKHKTKEYIKKYMQRFGPVYRPKEDTEVY, encoded by the exons ATGGAGGAACCTTGTGACCTTAAGCACTTCGTAAA ACAGGAGGGAAGTGATGCCTCG gTGAAGGTGGAGGGCCTGTCCAAGGCAGCTCTAATCAAAAGCCTGTCTCCCAGAGTCATGCTATCCAACCGTCTCTTGCCAAAAGGGACAAAGATGAAGGTCAATCTAGAGGATCAGGGTCGACAGAAAGTGTCCTTCAGCTTCTCACAGACCAAGAAGCCACTGCAGAGCCTGTTCTTCATCCCCACCAGTCCTGACAAGCCTGTCACTGAGCCTAACGCTGCCTTGTCACAGGCAGCCTCAGACAAAGGAGGGCAGAGTACCGACACCAAAACTGAGCAAAACCAGATGCCCATGGTGCCAACATCAATAACAGAGACACCTACTCAAACACTAGTCTCGTCTTCCACTAAACTGAAAACGGGCATGGCAAAGATGCATTTCAAGAAGCAAattctcagtgtctctgtgacCGAAGAGAAACCAACATCTGTTGTGCCAGAGGAGCCACACACCCCTGAATCGCAGGTTCTACAGAAATCTACAAGTGAAACTGAATTTCCAACACCCCAGCCTCAGAATGTTGCCAGTGTCGGCCCCTCTGAGAACGCTCACATTGACGCCCCTGAGACAAGGGTGACCCCAAGCCTCAAGAAGCCAGTTGCTTCCTCaggaaaagatggagagagtTCCAGTACTGCTGAGCAGGATAGTAaagaagacaaaaggaaaaCCAGGTCCCAAGCTAATAGTGCTCCCACTGGTTCAGAATCAGATGGAGATTCAGGCCAGATGTCTTCCAGTCGCAAATCGGTTGACTCCAAAAGTAAAACAAGCTCTGACAACAGAAGCAAAGAGGTAAAAAAGTCTTCCTCTGGTTCACACgtggaggaaaaggaaaaaagttccTCCAAGCGGTCAGAGAATCATGAGAGGTCTTCAAGTTACTCAAAGTCAGACCGTGACTCCAGACACACATCGTCACGCTCGTCTCGGTCAGACAAGGATCGCAGAAGGTCCAGGTCTAGATCGCGTTCTAGATCACGAGGGTCTCGAACAAGTTCGTCTCACTCCAGATCAGAGAGATCCAGAGGCGACCGAGGATCACGGTCTGAAAGATCATACTACCATGACTCTGATCGGAGATCACACAGGAGCTCTCCACGCAGAGATAGAAGACGTTCTCGCTCTCGCACTGACAGAAATCGGGATAGTTCTGACTCTGAGGATGACCACAGGAAGACAAGGATGAGGACAAGTGACTCCAGTAGACTCTCCACCCATTCAAGCTCACATAAAGAATCAAAATCATCTTCCTACTCCAAATCTGAGAAAGCCTCAAAATCTGCAGATTCTCCTCACTCTTCGGAGTTGGATAAAAGAACACAATTGTCAAAGTCTGAAAGGACTTCAAAGCGACTATCAGACTCTGATTCGCAGTGCAAATGCTCTCCTGATCCAGACTCCAATTACCGGAAATCTAGCACCCATCACAAGTCAGAGACCAACAACAAACCCTCATCTTCCAGTATGCATACCCACTCTCAAACTGAAAAACGACAGAAAAGCAGCTCTAGTGACTCTGAGGCAGATCATAAGGGAAAATCACAGGCCTCTGACAAAAGCTCTGGCTCAGAGGAGAACTATAAAAACTCCTTTAGGAAAACCAATAGACCAGACTCGAAGCAGTTAACCCCTTCTAGGTCTTCTGTGAAAGTCAGCGGACATGAAAGACAATCAGACGACATATTTCACAGCCCTGGCAAAACACCATCAAGTGCAAACACCACAGAATCGAGTTctcaaagtgaaaaagaaaaatgtgattcCCAACGGGGTGGAAATGAACATAGTAGTCAAGATTTTAAGGAGATGGTCTCATGCACTGATAAGAGTTTGCAAGAATCGCCAACAAAGAgatcaacagaaacaaaatcagGTCTTGAAGTTGAGAGTAAAAATGCCTCAACTATAACCTCAAGTGAAAGCTTAAAGCATGTAAATGCAGCCCTGGAAAACTTGACCAATGTGAAGGATAGCCTTTCTTCTAATAATCGACCACATGTGAACTCAGATGCAGCTGTCTTAAATTCATGCAGTAGTATTGATAGTATAATGTGCAACCAGGACAAGAAAGCTGCTGACTGTTCACCAAGGCCAATGTCCttacttgataaagcagatGTACCTGTCACCCACGATGTCCAGCAAAACACTAAACCAGAGCTTGTTCAAGTTTTACCAGTCGACAAGTCGTATGGCACAAGCTTGCCTCTCAAATCCGATTCATCTTCCCTTGAATCTGAGGATCAGCTGACTCATGAACAGCAAAATATGGAGACTGTTAAAAAGAACAGCAGTACCACCAGAAAGTCCAGATGGGATATTGTCGGGCAGGACACCTCAGAGAGTGATAACTTACAGAGGACAGTTTGTTCAGAGAGTAAGCCAGCTGTTAAGAAAGTGAtctctgtcaaaaaaatagaGTTTTCTAAAGACAATAGCCAACAGGACTCTGACGTTAAAGATGCTGTTCAGCAAGAAGCTAAAACACATTCCATAGTGGTGAAGCAGACTGAGATCTCTACACAGAAAGTCGGCTCAGACAGCACATCCATGACCGACAAATACAAAGACCAAAGTGAGCCTTCGAAAGCAAGCACCAGCGTTGACCTCTGTGACTTAAAACCAAGTGttactcaaaaaacaaacacagacgagCCTCTGCATGTAAATGATTCGTCACAGGTCGACAAAGCTGCAAAGATGCAGAGTTGGAATGGCGATGATCATGAAGAAAAAACCAAGGGCAGCACTCACAAGAGCAAATTGAGTAAGAAAACATTACTTAATCAAGATGCGTTAGGAGGCCAGAGTGAGGTCAGTGATAGTGACAACTCGGAGTATGACTCCGATTGCGACGAGGCTATAAAACGATTGCATTCTGTGGTGGTGGTGCCAAAGAATTCTACCCTAACAATGGATACGCAGGACACGGGAGCTTCGTCATGCGGTCTAATGAATAGTTCAGTACTGCAGAATGTGAACACTGATGAAGTCCCAAATCAAGTCAGCCCAAAACAAAAGCAGGGGAGTCCATCCACATTAGTGGAGACCAGTGGTCCATGTGCTGGTGTAAATGAGTCATCCCATAGCAGCATGGTGTGTCAGTCCCAGAGTAATATGATTGACAGCACCAGTCACTCGGAGGGCTCCAGCTCCAACAGTGCACAGCTTTACATGGCTGGTCATATCAGTGCTCCTGAAAGTGCCACAGATCCTGCCCACAGCCTCGACAATTCCAGACAGTGTGAGCAAGGCCACAAACAGCATACTGTAAACAGCAGAGGTGAAAAGATATACTCCCATTACCAACATGGTGATTTCTCCAATTCTGACAGTATCAATGACAAGAATGGACTCAGCCTGGGTTGGGATTTTTCGCAACTAGAGCAGCCCAGTAGTACATACCAGCAGCCTGATAGCAGTCACGGTCCTCAGCTACCAAACACTAAACTTACAGAAACCTCTCTCAAAGAACAGGAGCACAGGCCGAATAATGCTACCTGGAACCACCAATCCCCAAACACACAGACTAGCAGACAACCCTACCTCCATGGTCATGGGCACTGGCATCAGGATCTTGCAGGTGAAATCCATCCAGACTCCCTAACTAACGATCAGGATGATTACAATGGGGATAAATTATCTGATCTGAGTAAAACAGCTGCTGAAATTAGTGGACCCAACACACCTGGGTCATCAAGCTTTGTACAAGGTCATGAAATAAGTAGCAACAGCAGGGGGTCGGCTGTGCCTGACCCCCCTAGAGAAGACAATTTTAGACCCCACAGAGGCCGGGGCCCTCCTAAGAAAAGGCGTCCAGAGATTGAGTCTGATTCAGACAACGAGGCAGAAGCTGGACCTGCAGGCAAGAGGGAACGCCAAGGAGAGGCTGATGTTTCGAAGGATACTCCTGTCAAAGCTGAGGTGCAGCGTCCATCACTCAAACTGCGAGACTTTCAGGACGCCAATAGATGGAAGGAGTTTGCAAAGTCTAAGAAGATGCCACCTTACTTTGACTTGATTGAGGAGAACTTGTACCTGACTGAGAG aaaaaagaGTAAATCTCATCGAGATATCAAGAGAATGCAATGTGAGTGCCCTGTGCTGCCCAGAGAGGAGCGTTCAAGGGGAGTGTTAGCCTGCGGGGAAGACTGTTTAAACCGGCTGCTGATGATTGAGTG CTCCTCGCGGTGCCTGAATGGAGCCTACTGCTCTAACCGACGCTTTCAGATGAAACAACATGCGGACTTTGAGGTTATCCTCACAGAGGACAAGGGCTGGGGACTACGGGCAGCGAGAGACTTGGCTCC AAACACCTTTGTACTGGAATACTGCGGGGAGGTGTTGGACCACAAGGAGTTTAAAATAAGGGTGAAAGAATATGCTCGCAATAAGAACATCCATTACTACTTCATGTCTTTAAAGAATAATGAG ATCATTGATGCAACACTGAAGGGTAATTGCTCTCGGTTTATGAACCATAGCTGCGAGCCCAACTGTGAGACCCAAAAG TGGACTGTCAATGGCCAGCTCAGAGTTGGGTTCTTCACCACCAAGGCGGTCACTGCAGGAGCAGAACTGACATTTGATTACCAGTTCCAGAGATACGG caAAGAAGCACAGAAATGCTTCTGTGGGGCACCCAGCTGCAGAGGCTTCCTGGGTGGAGAGAACAGAGTTAGTGTTCGGGCAGCTGGTGGGAAGATGAAGAAAGACCGCAGTCGAAAGAGTGCTCTCACCACG GTTGATGAGGAGCTGGAGGCATTACTGGAGAACGGAGAAGGCCTTTACGATGAAAAACAGGTCGTGTCTCTCTGCAGACTAATGGTCCGAGTGGAAACCATGGAGCAGAAACTCATCTGTCTTAAGCTCATACAA GATACTCAGAATCCATCATGCCTGAAGCAGTTCCTGGATCATCATGGATTGTCTTTGCTGTGGATCTTTATGGTGGAGCTTTCTGAAGCTAAAGGCAACAGTGCCAATAACATCAAGCTGCAGTTACAG ATTATGAAGACCTTGGCTGTGTTGCCCATCTCTACTAAGAACATGTTGGAGGAGAGCAGAGTCCTGACCTTCATCCAGCGATGGGCCCAGACAAAAACTCTCCCTCACCCTGCTGAGATGGACGGCTACTCCAGCGAGAACACCTCCCGTGCTCAAACACCCCTTAACACCCCTGATGGTTCCTCCAACAAACTGGGACCAGAAATGGATGGAGACACCTCCAAACCTGCTGTGTACCGCCGCCTTAAAATCATCAGTGAAAACAGTCTGGACAGCGCCCTCTCTGATGCCAGCAAAGCTTCTGACGggaaggaagaagaggaggaggaggatgatgaggaaGAAGATGAATCATCGAACGCAGGACTTCCTGAGGGCAAACAGTTGAAGGCAGAGCCCGTGTGCGACGCTGCAGATCCAACTAAAGGAACGACGGAAGAGTCTGTGAAAGAGGAGGGGCATGTTAAAGAGAAGGAAGAAACGAGTCCAAGCAGTCAACCCCAACCCCCACCTGAggaggtaaaagaaaaaatggagtTGGATTTGGAGACAGATGTTGAGATGAAAGAGGACACGAGTGAAGGTCGTGCCGATGAACTTGAGGGTCCAAAAGAGCCTAATGAAGAGCAGGAGAGTGTGGAGGAGCAGACCAGTGAGGCAGTGACAGAGAAGGCTGAACTGGAAGGAGACCAGCCCGCTGTCAAAGTTCTCGAGCCAGAGAGTCAGTCCATCCAAACTGATGTTGCTGATGTTGCTGATGTTGCTGATGTTGCTGATGTTGCTGATGTTGCTGATGTTGCTGAGCCGCCATCAGAGAATATGGAAGCCCAGGCAGAGACACAGAAGGCAGAGAAACCTCCTCTTGGCAGTGAGGTACAATCTGGTGAATCTGCCACAGACGCCGTCCCAAGCTCTGACACCACTGAGGCCAGTATGCCCTCTGAGGTCATAGCGACTCCCGCGGACCCCTCAGTGATTGGTACTCCGTCTCAGGATGAAGAGGAAGGCGTCTCAGATGTGGAGAGTGAGAGGAGTCAGGAACCCCAACTTACTGCTTTGGACATCAGTGGCATGGCTGCCAGGCTTCTGGACAGCTGGAAGGATCTGAAG GAGGTGTACAGAATACCAAAGAAGAGTCAGGTGGAAAAAGAAGCAAATG ATCGCAGCCGAGATCGAGACACAGCTTTGACGCCGCGCACCGCCTCTGGTAGCCGAGAGCGTGAACGGGAGCGAGACAAGGAGAGGGAACGAGAAAGAGACCGAGACTATGACAGAGACAGGGATCGAGACTGGGaaagggacagggacagggacagagacagagacagagatcgTGACCGGGACCGGGACAGGGACCGGGACAGGGACCGGGATCGGGATCGGGATCGGGACCGGGACCGAGACCGGGACCGGGACCGAGATAGAGTCTCTGACAAAACCCCACAACGCAGCACAGAGAGACGAAGGAGACGCTCCAGTTCTCCACCCTCGTCATACGAGAGGAGCAGCCGCCGCACTGAGGAACG GTTTGACCCATCTAACAGCAACAAGTCAAGGGGAGTTGGGGCCAAGGAGCGCAATAAGCTGTCCACCGAGGAGCGCAGAAAGCTGTTTGAGCAGGAGGTTGCACAACGGGAAGcccagaaacaacaacaacaacaacaacaacaacaacttcaacagcagcaacaacttCAAACTATGGCCTACGACCCTGCTCTGGCCTATGCCTCCAGCCCTGGCTTCATCACCTACCCTCCTGGATATCCCATCCAGACCTTTGTGGATCCTTCCAACCCCAATGCAGGCAAAGTGCTGCTACCTACCCCTACGGTTGAACCCACACTGAACTATGAACAGACACCTCCTCAGCGTCTTATATCAGATCTGGGTCTGTCCTCTCCATCCTCCACATCCCAAGCCACTCCAGTCTCTAATCTCTCTCAGCACATCACCACCCCAGACCTCGCCACTGGCAACCCCCAACAGTATACCCAGCCAACTGTAGCAACCCAGGACGCAGGCGTAGCTGTCCTCTCTGTGCCCGCCCAGGCGGCCCCTCAGGTACAGGGCCAGCAGAGCTACACTACTCTTTGGGATCCCACTACTCAGCAGACAGTGACTGTGCAGACGCAGCCTACACAGCAGTACGCCACAGCCCCAGCACCGGCTCAGACACAGACGGCCATCTACTACCAGGGTCAGCCATGCCAAACCATCTACAGCATCCCCACCGCCTACCCACAGACCAACACTCCCGTCATACAG GCCTACACTGAACCCACAGCCAGCTACCTGCACGGCCAACCTGTGTATCCTGGCCATCAGCAGGGAGTGGTGGTGCAGCAGGGAGGCACAGTCACCACCATTGTCACATCCCAAACTGTCcaacag GAAATGATTGTACCCAACAATGTGATAGACctgcctcctccctctccccccaAACCCAAAACCATCGTCCTACCTCCAAACTGGAAAGTGGCCCGTGACCCTGAAGGCAAAATCTACTACTACCATATTGTCACAAG ACAAACACAGTGGGACCCT